A region of Cloacibacillus sp. DNA encodes the following proteins:
- a CDS encoding amidohydrolase has product MTQATYKNVAVWDAQRGAAKLCDVRVEDGLFSAVAAAGSFADDAGFNGHGKCAMLPGFVNAHGHAAMTMLRGMGEGLPLMDWLQKKIWPAEERLTADIVRAGTRIAMMEMLASGTTCYADMYFFMSDEADEALAAGMRAGLSRGIVGDKDGSRLRENLQLAKDYNGKDGLISVQLGPHAPYTVPFELMEKVAAAAVENDLAVQLHWLETKNDWPMSNSHMTPEEYLKKSGLLAVKHLLLAHCVWLDEECLPFYARPNVTLVNNPKSNLKLGSGIAKVDAMVKAGVNVAIGTDGASSNNGLDMWEETRFANLLQKGAGFDATALSAEKSLEMATINGARALGFENTGLIKEGWNADFMLIDLDSPNYVGWDEENLAGCIVYAGSSRDIMRTVVAGQVLYDSGIFTTIDAEKTLADAAAGRKILTA; this is encoded by the coding sequence ATGACGCAGGCCACCTATAAAAATGTCGCGGTGTGGGACGCGCAAAGAGGCGCAGCAAAGCTATGCGACGTAAGGGTAGAAGACGGCCTTTTTTCTGCGGTGGCTGCCGCGGGCAGTTTTGCTGACGACGCCGGCTTTAACGGACACGGAAAATGCGCGATGCTGCCTGGCTTCGTAAACGCGCACGGACACGCCGCGATGACGATGCTGCGCGGCATGGGCGAAGGGCTGCCTCTCATGGACTGGCTGCAAAAAAAGATATGGCCCGCTGAGGAACGCCTCACTGCGGACATCGTGCGCGCCGGCACACGGATCGCCATGATGGAGATGCTGGCAAGCGGAACCACCTGCTATGCCGACATGTATTTCTTTATGAGCGACGAGGCAGACGAAGCGCTTGCCGCGGGGATGCGCGCGGGACTTTCGCGCGGCATCGTCGGAGACAAGGACGGTTCCCGTCTGCGCGAAAATTTGCAGCTTGCAAAAGATTACAACGGCAAAGATGGCCTCATAAGCGTTCAGCTCGGGCCGCACGCGCCATATACCGTGCCCTTTGAGCTGATGGAAAAAGTTGCGGCGGCCGCCGTCGAAAACGACCTTGCGGTGCAGCTTCACTGGCTTGAAACAAAAAATGACTGGCCGATGTCAAACAGCCACATGACGCCCGAGGAATATCTAAAAAAGAGCGGACTGCTTGCCGTAAAGCATCTGCTTCTTGCCCACTGCGTCTGGCTTGACGAAGAGTGCCTGCCGTTTTACGCCCGCCCCAACGTGACGCTGGTCAATAATCCAAAAAGCAACTTAAAGCTCGGAAGCGGCATAGCGAAGGTAGACGCGATGGTCAAAGCGGGAGTAAACGTGGCTATCGGCACGGACGGAGCGTCCAGCAACAACGGCCTCGACATGTGGGAGGAGACGCGTTTCGCCAACCTTCTCCAAAAAGGCGCAGGATTTGACGCGACGGCGCTTTCAGCGGAAAAATCGCTTGAGATGGCCACGATAAACGGAGCGCGCGCGCTTGGTTTTGAAAATACGGGGCTTATCAAAGAGGGCTGGAACGCGGACTTCATGCTGATAGACCTCGACAGCCCGAACTACGTCGGCTGGGACGAAGAAAATCTCGCCGGCTGCATCGTCTACGCCGGTTCTTCGCGCGACATAATGAGGACTGTAGTCGCGGGCCAGGTGCTCTACGACAGCGGGATATTCACGACGATAGACGCAGAAAAAACGCTCGCCGACGCAGCCGCCGGAAGAAAGATACTGACGGCGTAA
- the ruvX gene encoding Holliday junction resolvase RuvX — MQRIIALDIGTVRIGVAVSDPLGFFAQGVAVLNAREDWLLELSKITAQYENPKILIGLPRRTDGSEGPEAVRMRETAEKIKEYFPELETEFWDERFTTTIAQQALLEADVSRAGRKTKVDKIAATLLLQSYLDRGRN; from the coding sequence ATGCAGAGGATAATCGCACTAGACATAGGAACTGTAAGAATAGGCGTTGCGGTCAGCGACCCTCTGGGCTTTTTCGCCCAGGGAGTCGCTGTGCTGAACGCACGCGAAGACTGGCTGCTTGAACTGTCGAAGATAACGGCGCAGTACGAAAACCCTAAGATACTTATCGGGCTGCCTAGGCGCACGGACGGCAGCGAAGGGCCAGAAGCCGTTCGTATGCGCGAGACCGCGGAAAAAATAAAAGAATATTTCCCGGAACTTGAAACGGAGTTCTGGGACGAGCGCTTCACCACGACGATAGCTCAACAGGCGCTTCTTGAGGCCGACGTCTCACGCGCGGGGCGCAAAACAAAGGTGGATAAAATAGCCGCGACGCTTCTGCTTCAAAGCTATCTGGACAGAGGAAGGAATTAA
- the ispH gene encoding 4-hydroxy-3-methylbut-2-enyl diphosphate reductase — MKIIIADPTGLCFGVKRAITTLEEELKTQAHVYALGSPIHNPQEIKRLEALGLVVVDSPEEAPHGATCFVRAHGVTPEVFEVLRARSKRIVDGTCPFVKTAQERAKKLSQDGYIVIILGDATHPEVKAIMGYVSGEVHVLADPSEIPADVYGKRCGILSQTTQRVETFSALVGGFAAVSPEIKVYNTICRATLARQQSVCRLAEEADGIIVLGGKNSANTRKLAEIAFGSGVPTLWIEHSGELERSWLEKKSTIGIAAGGSTPDWLIKELIQKLKMM, encoded by the coding sequence ATGAAGATAATCATCGCCGACCCTACGGGGCTGTGCTTCGGAGTGAAGCGCGCCATCACCACGCTTGAAGAGGAATTGAAAACGCAGGCTCACGTATACGCGCTGGGAAGCCCTATACACAATCCGCAGGAGATAAAAAGGCTCGAAGCGCTGGGTCTTGTCGTCGTCGACAGCCCCGAAGAGGCGCCGCACGGCGCCACTTGTTTTGTTCGCGCGCACGGAGTTACGCCCGAAGTTTTTGAGGTTTTGCGCGCGAGAAGCAAAAGAATAGTCGACGGGACATGTCCTTTCGTAAAAACAGCGCAGGAAAGAGCAAAAAAACTTTCCCAAGATGGCTATATCGTGATAATATTAGGAGACGCGACGCATCCCGAGGTCAAGGCAATCATGGGATACGTTTCGGGCGAGGTGCATGTGCTAGCCGACCCGTCGGAGATACCAGCCGACGTCTACGGCAAGAGATGCGGCATTTTGAGCCAGACTACGCAGAGAGTCGAAACGTTTTCTGCGTTAGTTGGTGGATTTGCCGCTGTATCTCCAGAGATAAAGGTATATAATACTATCTGTAGGGCTACGCTCGCCCGTCAGCAGTCTGTATGCAGACTTGCGGAAGAGGCGGACGGCATAATAGTTCTGGGCGGCAAAAACAGCGCCAATACAAGAAAACTGGCAGAGATAGCCTTCGGTTCCGGAGTGCCGACTTTGTGGATAGAACATTCAGGAGAACTTGAGAGGAGCTGGTTGGAAAAAAAGAGCACAATAGGAATAGCCGCAGGCGGAAGCACGCCTGACTGGCTGATAAAAGAACTGATCCAAAAATTAAAGATGATGTAA
- the mutL gene encoding DNA mismatch repair endonuclease MutL, which produces MIKRLAPDISTRIAAGEVIERPSSVAKELIENSIDAGASTIAIMTEAGGKSSFVIEDDGCGIAFDELPLAIERYATSKISSIDDLENITTLGYRGEALASVAAVSRMEIRSKTHQSETGGLIRCDAGEITLHTDTPAKPGTRIQIDDLFFNLPARRKFLKTSSAELRRIVQIVNDYALMHPEITFRLYENTKKILEYNTLASTSEALLRRWGKQTKIYASSSQNGALAARVWWNPLPDSRRVLVMLFVNGRRVQDAAVKAAICAADAAAYGEWMVTIELPPQDVDVNIHPTKEEIRFRRGQDIFRIIYENAKSVCSQRHSFGAPPSLSPDGLTHQAFDAPLSAPAPRNFENGALCNPNAWSLTSKPKYEPMPQRASSPVQNIFFPAEAQTDENGMILPEQNNETAQEKHYIGQSADGFLIFDFPEALAIMDPHAAHERILFEEICESFKGSVAVQWLTLPMDIPEGVAADAALYENELKALGFRTEAKKVTAVPALKGKGHLSPIDMLRSALRGIETESDPAKRDREVWWRMARLACRDAVKLGRRFEPEEARALLERLERCESPYTCPHGRPTVFIIENKKLFEWFER; this is translated from the coding sequence ATGATAAAGAGACTCGCGCCCGACATCTCCACACGGATAGCGGCGGGCGAGGTGATAGAACGTCCCTCGTCGGTCGCTAAGGAGCTTATAGAAAACTCCATCGACGCCGGCGCCTCCACTATCGCCATAATGACGGAGGCTGGCGGAAAAAGCTCCTTCGTAATAGAGGACGACGGCTGCGGCATAGCGTTTGACGAGCTGCCGCTTGCCATAGAACGTTACGCGACAAGCAAGATAAGCAGCATAGACGACCTTGAAAATATCACCACGCTCGGGTACAGGGGCGAGGCGCTCGCAAGCGTAGCCGCCGTCTCGCGCATGGAGATACGCAGCAAGACGCATCAGTCGGAAACTGGCGGCCTCATTCGGTGCGACGCGGGAGAAATAACGCTGCACACCGACACCCCGGCAAAGCCGGGCACACGGATACAGATAGACGATCTTTTCTTCAACCTGCCGGCGCGCCGGAAATTTTTGAAGACCTCGTCGGCGGAGCTGCGCCGCATCGTGCAGATTGTCAACGACTACGCGCTGATGCACCCGGAGATAACCTTCCGGCTCTACGAAAACACAAAAAAAATACTTGAATATAACACGCTTGCCTCTACCTCTGAGGCTCTTCTTCGCCGATGGGGCAAGCAGACGAAAATATACGCGTCGTCGTCGCAAAACGGCGCGCTTGCCGCGCGGGTGTGGTGGAACCCTCTTCCAGATTCACGCCGCGTTTTGGTAATGCTTTTTGTAAACGGCAGACGTGTGCAGGACGCGGCTGTTAAGGCGGCGATATGCGCGGCGGATGCCGCGGCCTACGGCGAGTGGATGGTGACGATCGAGCTGCCGCCGCAGGATGTGGACGTAAACATCCACCCGACGAAAGAGGAGATACGCTTTCGCAGGGGGCAGGACATTTTCAGGATAATCTACGAAAACGCAAAATCCGTCTGCTCGCAGCGTCATTCATTCGGCGCACCTCCTTCGCTTTCACCGGACGGCTTGACGCACCAGGCATTTGACGCGCCGCTTTCGGCGCCCGCTCCGCGGAACTTTGAAAATGGTGCGCTCTGCAACCCAAACGCGTGGAGCTTGACAAGCAAGCCGAAATACGAGCCGATGCCGCAGCGCGCCTCCTCCCCAGTGCAGAACATATTTTTCCCGGCGGAGGCACAGACTGACGAAAACGGCATGATTTTACCGGAACAAAACAACGAAACTGCCCAGGAAAAACATTACATAGGCCAGAGCGCGGACGGATTTCTTATATTCGACTTCCCTGAGGCGCTTGCAATAATGGACCCGCATGCGGCGCACGAGAGGATACTCTTTGAAGAGATATGTGAAAGCTTCAAGGGCAGCGTCGCGGTGCAGTGGCTCACTCTGCCGATGGACATACCGGAGGGCGTAGCCGCCGACGCCGCGCTCTACGAAAACGAACTGAAGGCGCTCGGCTTTCGCACGGAGGCCAAAAAGGTGACGGCTGTCCCGGCGCTTAAAGGCAAAGGGCATCTTTCACCTATAGATATGCTGCGCTCCGCCCTGCGCGGGATAGAGACAGAAAGCGACCCGGCGAAGCGCGACCGTGAGGTGTGGTGGCGCATGGCGCGCCTTGCCTGCCGCGACGCCGTGAAGCTTGGCAGACGCTTTGAGCCGGAGGAGGCACGCGCGCTGCTTGAACGCCTTGAACGCTGCGAGTCGCCGTACACCTGCCCGCACGGACGGCCTACGGTCTTCATCATTGAAAACAAAAAACTATTTGAATGGTTTGAGAGATAG
- the alaS gene encoding alanine--tRNA ligase — translation MERRSGKELRELFLNFFEEKGCKRYHSFSLVPDDPTLLFTIAGMVPFKQYFLGLKTPEVTRATTAQKCVRTNDIENVGRTARHHTFFEMLGNFSFGDYFKPEIIPWAWEFLTERVGLDPNRLYATVYLDDDEAWNIWHEKVGLPEDHIFRLGADDNFWAAGPVGPCGPCSEIIYDQGEQYSCGKPTCTVGCDCDRYLEIWNLVFMQYNRDEAGNLTPLPNKNIDTGMGLERLASVVQRVPNDFETDLFRPIMDKACALVHVKYGEDPKKDMAVKVISDHIRAAAFMIADGILPTNDGTGYVLRRLIRRCVRYGRLLGISEPFLTQLLPVVRDSIGDEYSELNEQSSAIEQVLSTEEERFSRTLSQGSDLMDSEISKLEAAKDNKLPGNVAFVLYDTFGFPLELTEEMCEERGITVDTEGFKAAMEEQRDRARAASKQTSSVISKNVYTELADKIAPSPFCGYDKTKSDAVVSAVIVDGALVESAPAGSCADVVLSVTPFYGEKGGQVGDTGFITAPGMSFEVTDTVYPVADLIVHRGKVTAGVIKTADAVTAMINEDRRADIQRHHTSTHLLHEALARVLGKHVRQAGSIVTPTFLRFDFNHFAPVTLDELREAERIVYAEILKNKPVTTTVMSLEEAKKSGARALFDEKYGDEVRVLDVEDFSTELCGGTHVKRTGDIGMVKIVKEEGIGSGIRRITAVAGTPALPLFQGFGGTIMALMNVLGEDVETLQTRVESMLDEKKVLERKNRELQVKSAMSDIEDSVKPIANIDGVDLILEKFDDITPDLLRQIGDRIRQKYPQAIMLLAGIGEEKNVALTAMASPELAKKGAHAGLMLKAVAAEMGGKGGGSPTLAQGGARGMDKLDAAFAKAPEIFKELMSKGK, via the coding sequence ATGGAACGCCGCAGCGGCAAAGAGTTACGCGAACTGTTTTTGAATTTTTTTGAAGAGAAGGGCTGCAAAAGGTATCACAGCTTTTCACTGGTGCCCGACGACCCCACTCTTCTTTTTACGATAGCTGGGATGGTGCCCTTCAAGCAGTATTTCTTGGGCCTGAAGACGCCTGAAGTGACTCGCGCTACCACGGCGCAGAAGTGCGTGCGCACAAACGACATAGAAAATGTCGGACGCACCGCCCGCCACCACACCTTTTTTGAGATGCTCGGAAATTTCAGCTTCGGAGATTACTTCAAGCCCGAGATAATCCCGTGGGCCTGGGAATTTCTGACGGAGCGTGTCGGCCTCGACCCCAACAGGCTCTACGCCACAGTCTATCTCGACGACGACGAGGCGTGGAACATCTGGCATGAAAAAGTAGGACTGCCCGAGGATCACATCTTCCGCCTTGGCGCCGACGACAATTTCTGGGCGGCCGGCCCAGTCGGCCCCTGCGGCCCCTGTTCTGAGATAATCTACGACCAGGGCGAGCAGTATTCATGCGGGAAACCCACCTGCACGGTAGGCTGCGACTGCGACCGCTATCTGGAGATCTGGAACCTCGTCTTTATGCAGTACAACCGCGACGAGGCGGGCAACCTCACGCCGCTTCCAAATAAAAATATAGACACGGGCATGGGGCTTGAACGCCTCGCCTCCGTCGTCCAGCGCGTGCCGAATGACTTTGAGACGGACCTCTTCCGCCCGATAATGGACAAGGCCTGCGCTCTGGTGCACGTCAAATACGGCGAGGACCCCAAAAAAGACATGGCCGTCAAGGTCATATCCGACCATATCCGCGCAGCCGCCTTCATGATAGCGGACGGAATACTGCCGACGAACGATGGCACAGGCTACGTGCTTCGCCGCCTCATCCGCCGTTGCGTGCGATACGGAAGGCTGCTTGGCATCAGCGAGCCGTTCCTTACGCAGCTTCTTCCCGTCGTCCGCGATTCCATCGGAGACGAATATTCCGAGCTGAACGAGCAAAGCTCCGCGATAGAGCAGGTGCTGAGCACGGAAGAGGAGCGTTTCTCGCGCACTCTGTCACAGGGAAGCGACCTGATGGATTCAGAAATCTCAAAACTTGAAGCAGCAAAAGACAACAAACTGCCCGGAAACGTCGCCTTCGTCCTTTATGACACCTTCGGCTTCCCGCTGGAGCTGACGGAAGAGATGTGCGAAGAACGCGGCATCACCGTCGACACGGAGGGCTTCAAAGCCGCGATGGAGGAGCAGCGCGACCGCGCACGCGCAGCTAGCAAGCAGACGAGCAGCGTAATTTCAAAGAACGTATATACGGAGCTTGCCGACAAAATTGCGCCAAGCCCCTTCTGCGGATATGACAAGACAAAATCTGACGCGGTCGTATCGGCTGTGATAGTGGACGGAGCGCTTGTGGAGTCCGCGCCCGCCGGAAGCTGCGCCGACGTCGTGCTCTCAGTGACGCCGTTTTACGGCGAAAAGGGCGGCCAGGTGGGAGACACGGGCTTTATAACGGCGCCCGGCATGAGCTTTGAGGTGACGGACACCGTATATCCTGTGGCCGACCTCATCGTACACCGCGGCAAAGTGACGGCGGGCGTCATAAAGACGGCTGATGCAGTCACCGCTATGATCAACGAGGATCGCCGCGCCGACATACAGCGTCACCACACCTCGACGCACCTTCTGCACGAAGCGCTTGCGCGCGTGCTGGGCAAACACGTCCGTCAGGCCGGCTCTATCGTGACGCCGACATTTTTACGCTTTGACTTCAACCACTTCGCGCCCGTGACGCTTGACGAGCTGCGCGAGGCTGAGCGTATAGTCTACGCCGAGATATTGAAAAACAAGCCGGTGACAACTACGGTGATGTCTCTTGAAGAGGCGAAGAAGAGCGGCGCCCGCGCCCTCTTTGATGAAAAGTACGGCGACGAGGTGCGCGTGCTCGACGTGGAGGACTTCTCAACGGAGCTTTGCGGCGGCACGCACGTAAAACGCACCGGCGACATAGGCATGGTGAAGATAGTCAAAGAAGAGGGCATCGGCTCCGGCATACGCCGCATCACGGCCGTGGCCGGCACGCCGGCTCTGCCGCTCTTCCAGGGCTTCGGCGGCACGATAATGGCGCTGATGAACGTACTCGGCGAGGACGTCGAAACGCTGCAGACGCGCGTAGAATCTATGCTTGACGAGAAAAAGGTGCTTGAACGCAAAAACCGCGAGCTTCAGGTCAAATCGGCTATGTCAGACATCGAAGACAGCGTGAAGCCGATAGCCAACATAGACGGCGTCGACCTCATCCTGGAAAAATTCGACGACATCACGCCGGACCTTCTGCGCCAGATAGGCGACAGGATACGCCAGAAGTATCCTCAGGCTATTATGCTGCTTGCCGGCATAGGCGAGGAGAAAAACGTCGCACTTACGGCGATGGCCTCGCCTGAACTTGCAAAAAAGGGCGCGCACGCAGGGCTGATGCTTAAGGCGGTGGCGGCCGAGATGGGCGGCAAGGGCGGCGGAAGCCCGACGCTTGCTCAGGGCGGAGCGCGCGGCATGGACAAGCTCGACGCGGCCTTTGCGAAAGCTCCTGAAATTTTCAAAGAGCTTATGTCTAAAGGAAAGTAA
- the mutS gene encoding DNA mismatch repair protein MutS: MTPMLEQYVHWKDKYPDCLLFFRMGDFYEMFFEDAKTASAVLDITLTSRSKDAENAIPMAGVPFHSVDSYLGRLVAAGYRIAICEQMTEPDGRTLVERGVNRIVTPGTWLPENSDGDAKIASCLFDGKNISIALLAASSGLLRAGSFTLEGGLSIVSAFNPSEVLVRRGQRDLFIKNCPIHENCNIVERDAADYSVPQAASWLCRKWKIASLDAMGLGDYDPAAGAAAVALKYLEETQFSTATHISSLTPILPKENLILDQNTQTNLELTDGGSTSLFWALNKCKTVMGRRMLKDWIVSPLQDLDAIFARQDMIEGLMAETMLRAELSELLSGCRDMGKALSRLTLGMGAPGDVKAVADTLTLIPAIKKLTSRCAPMAGIEPKCDTRALSALLSSAVAEAVPRFARDGGVIRNGYDAALDEWRSKARNSSRWLSSFEESERARTGIKALKAGVNKVFGYYIEIPKGSADRAPLDYIRKQTLVNAERFITDELKNFEREMFSAESEMLAIEQRIYDGLVQEIIAASYAVQEAATFTATLDTLLSLAQTASERGYVRPSMDMSKDFVIKNARHPVVERTLGKNPFTPNDFDFSDENGRRIAIITGPNMAGKSTYLRMAALIAVMAHIGSFVPAESARIGLIDRVFTRIGARDELARGQSTFMVEMVETANILRHATDRSLVILDEVGRGTSTYDGLSIAWSVVEFLQGQESAKPRVLFATHYHELTQLAELLSGVVNLSMGVDESSGGIVFLHKIVEAPSDRSYGIEVARLAGVPSAVLKRSQELLAELEERGAEKKEDMKKVGQNQLTFFDVRQEAILEELAACDPNNMTPLSALEMVSRLRADSRKVLDFK, from the coding sequence ATGACTCCCATGCTGGAGCAATATGTGCATTGGAAGGATAAATATCCCGACTGTCTGCTCTTCTTTAGAATGGGCGACTTCTACGAGATGTTCTTCGAGGATGCGAAGACCGCCTCCGCGGTGCTGGACATCACGCTCACATCGCGCTCAAAGGACGCGGAAAACGCGATACCGATGGCGGGCGTCCCGTTCCACTCTGTAGATTCATATCTGGGCAGGCTCGTAGCCGCGGGCTACCGCATAGCGATATGCGAGCAGATGACGGAACCGGACGGCAGGACACTCGTTGAGCGCGGCGTAAACAGAATAGTGACGCCCGGCACGTGGCTGCCGGAAAATTCCGACGGAGACGCAAAGATAGCCTCCTGCCTCTTCGACGGCAAGAATATCTCCATAGCGCTGCTTGCAGCATCTTCCGGGCTGCTCAGAGCCGGCTCCTTCACGCTTGAAGGCGGCCTTTCCATCGTCTCCGCGTTCAACCCAAGCGAGGTGCTTGTACGGCGCGGACAGCGCGATTTATTTATAAAAAACTGCCCGATTCACGAAAACTGTAACATAGTAGAGCGCGACGCGGCGGATTACTCCGTGCCGCAGGCCGCTAGCTGGCTTTGCCGCAAATGGAAGATAGCCTCTCTTGACGCAATGGGGCTGGGAGACTACGACCCTGCTGCGGGAGCCGCTGCCGTTGCGCTAAAGTATCTGGAAGAAACGCAGTTTTCCACTGCGACGCACATTTCCTCGCTCACGCCCATCCTCCCAAAAGAAAATCTAATACTGGACCAGAACACGCAGACCAACCTCGAACTTACGGACGGCGGCTCAACGTCGCTCTTCTGGGCGCTCAACAAATGCAAAACGGTCATGGGGCGCAGGATGCTCAAAGACTGGATAGTTTCGCCGCTTCAAGACCTTGACGCCATCTTTGCGCGTCAAGATATGATTGAGGGCCTCATGGCGGAGACCATGCTTCGCGCGGAGCTTTCGGAGCTGCTTTCAGGCTGCCGTGACATGGGAAAGGCGCTTTCGCGCCTCACGCTCGGAATGGGCGCGCCGGGCGACGTGAAGGCTGTCGCAGATACGTTGACGCTGATTCCCGCGATAAAAAAACTTACCTCGCGCTGTGCGCCGATGGCCGGCATAGAACCGAAATGCGATACAAGGGCGCTTTCCGCTCTGCTTTCGTCGGCCGTAGCCGAGGCTGTGCCGCGCTTTGCGCGCGACGGCGGCGTTATCCGCAACGGATACGACGCCGCGCTTGACGAATGGCGCTCAAAGGCGCGCAATTCGTCGCGGTGGCTCTCTTCGTTTGAAGAGTCGGAGCGCGCGCGGACGGGGATAAAAGCACTTAAAGCCGGAGTAAACAAAGTTTTCGGCTATTATATAGAAATACCGAAGGGAAGCGCCGACCGCGCGCCTTTGGATTACATCCGCAAACAGACGCTGGTCAACGCAGAGCGTTTTATAACGGACGAGCTGAAAAATTTCGAGCGCGAGATGTTCAGCGCCGAAAGCGAGATGCTCGCCATTGAGCAAAGAATATATGACGGCCTCGTGCAGGAGATAATCGCAGCCTCTTACGCGGTGCAGGAGGCGGCCACTTTTACGGCGACGCTAGATACGCTGCTTTCCCTGGCCCAGACCGCAAGTGAACGCGGCTACGTGCGGCCTTCGATGGACATGAGCAAAGACTTTGTAATAAAGAACGCGCGGCACCCGGTGGTAGAGCGCACGCTTGGAAAAAATCCCTTCACGCCGAACGACTTCGACTTCAGTGATGAAAACGGACGGCGCATCGCGATAATAACGGGGCCGAACATGGCTGGAAAGTCCACCTATCTCAGAATGGCGGCGCTGATTGCGGTCATGGCCCATATAGGCTCCTTCGTGCCGGCGGAATCGGCGCGCATCGGGCTGATAGACCGCGTATTCACGAGGATAGGCGCGCGCGACGAACTGGCGCGCGGACAGAGCACCTTTATGGTCGAGATGGTGGAGACGGCGAACATCCTGCGCCACGCGACGGACAGAAGCCTTGTGATACTTGACGAGGTCGGGCGCGGCACATCGACCTATGACGGCCTCAGCATCGCGTGGTCCGTCGTCGAGTTTTTGCAGGGGCAGGAATCTGCGAAGCCGCGCGTTTTGTTCGCTACGCACTATCATGAGCTTACGCAGCTCGCAGAGCTGCTTTCGGGCGTCGTCAACCTCAGTATGGGGGTGGACGAAAGCTCGGGCGGCATAGTCTTTTTGCACAAAATAGTCGAGGCGCCCTCTGACCGCTCCTACGGCATTGAGGTGGCGCGCCTCGCGGGGGTCCCCTCCGCTGTGCTGAAACGCTCTCAGGAGCTTCTTGCCGAGCTTGAAGAAAGAGGCGCCGAAAAAAAAGAGGATATGAAAAAGGTGGGGCAGAACCAACTGACGTTCTTTGACGTGCGTCAGGAGGCCATACTTGAGGAGCTTGCCGCCTGCGACCCTAACAATATGACGCCCCTTTCGGCGCTTGAAATGGTATCGCGCCTGCGGGCCGACAGCAGAAAGGTGCTTGATTTCAAATGA
- the miaA gene encoding tRNA (adenosine(37)-N6)-dimethylallyltransferase MiaA, producing the protein MQEEKKQEKIPVIAIIGPTAVGKTEFSLSLAKELNAEVISVDSRQVYRYLDVGTDKVSREVRREVVHHLIDVADPDQIFSAADFAQEAAAAAARIIKRGRAPLFIGGTPFYYRALEGMLSDELPKDDAVRAALEEEIKERGLSALHNELAAADPEAGARIHQNDPVRTMRALEIYRITGRGVTWHYEHQRRIESPFSFFYIGLTRLRANLFTNIERRVKEQFASGYPEEVKWLLDNGYSPELPALQGFGYRELVWYLAGKCSFAQAIEGDIRSTKAFSRRQMTWFQHFTPARWFDFDQISRTEALRCAVPLCKNFLDGGRAL; encoded by the coding sequence ATGCAGGAAGAAAAAAAACAAGAAAAAATTCCGGTCATAGCAATAATCGGGCCTACAGCGGTCGGAAAGACTGAGTTCAGCCTCTCGCTTGCGAAGGAGCTGAACGCCGAGGTCATCTCCGTCGATTCGCGTCAGGTCTACCGTTATCTTGACGTAGGCACGGACAAAGTCTCGCGCGAGGTGCGCCGCGAGGTCGTCCATCATCTGATAGACGTGGCCGACCCGGATCAAATATTCTCCGCGGCGGACTTCGCGCAGGAGGCTGCCGCTGCCGCTGCGCGCATAATAAAACGTGGACGCGCGCCGCTTTTTATCGGCGGCACTCCGTTTTACTACAGAGCGCTTGAAGGGATGCTTTCGGACGAACTGCCGAAGGACGACGCGGTGCGGGCGGCGCTTGAAGAAGAGATAAAAGAACGCGGCCTCTCCGCGCTCCACAACGAACTTGCTGCGGCCGACCCAGAGGCCGGCGCTCGTATACATCAGAACGACCCTGTGCGCACCATGCGCGCGCTTGAGATATACAGGATAACGGGGCGCGGCGTCACATGGCACTACGAACATCAGCGCAGGATCGAATCCCCGTTTTCCTTTTTCTATATAGGGCTCACGCGGCTGCGCGCGAACCTTTTTACAAACATAGAACGACGCGTAAAGGAGCAGTTCGCAAGCGGCTACCCGGAAGAGGTAAAATGGCTGCTCGACAACGGCTACTCGCCTGAGCTGCCGGCGCTCCAGGGTTTCGGCTACCGTGAGCTGGTCTGGTATCTCGCAGGCAAGTGCAGCTTCGCGCAGGCCATTGAGGGAGACATACGCTCGACAAAGGCCTTCTCGCGCCGTCAGATGACGTGGTTCCAGCATTTTACGCCGGCGCGCTGGTTTGACTTCGATCAAATATCACGGACGGAGGCGCTGCGCTGCGCCGTTCCTCTTTGCAAAAATTTCCTTGACGGCGGCCGCGCGCTATGA